Proteins co-encoded in one Ooceraea biroi isolate clonal line C1 chromosome 9, Obir_v5.4, whole genome shotgun sequence genomic window:
- the LOC105276311 gene encoding odorant receptor 94b isoform X2 gives MNVLKFTLIICGFAGCWQPLSWTSLSKNIMYKAYATFLISSLYIFLISQFIHVALNVGNSDEFTDALYMMLTILVAGYKQVYMWIDRKNFMIIINVLTEEPFAPCESHELMIQEKFEKIAQTNTLRYLILVLMSISSIILTSVFTVLTNHNLTYNTWIPFNYSPPAVFFLVYTHQLIAMSTSGIVNVACDSLLCGFLLYICCQLEILRYRLSKIIHGQDILHDCVYHHNRIFEYAYIVNKKFAVIITIQFAVSMLVVCSNLYRIAMAANYMSYIPLVVYTSAILMQIFIYCWFGNEVKLKVLKMSYSVFNLLLQTQE, from the exons ATGAACGTATTAAAATTTACGCTCATAATATGCGGATTCGCTGGATGTTGGCAGCCGCTTTCATGGACGTCGCtgtctaaaaatataatgtacaaaGCTTACGCAACGTTTCTGATCTcctcattatatatatttttaatatcgcaaTTTATACATGTCGCATTGAATGTCGGTAACTCTGACGAATTCACCGATGCTTTATACATGATGTTGACTATATTAGTCGCAGGCTACAAACAAGTTTATATGTGGATAGAtcgtaaaaatttcatgataaTAATCAATGTTCTTACCGAAGAGCCTTTTGCACCATGCGAATCGCACGAGCTAATGattcaagaaaaatttgaaaaaatagcACA GACTAACACGTTGCGGTACTTGATCCTCGTGTTGATGTCGATCTCATCGATAATTTTAACGTCCGTCTTCACGGTGCTCACAAACCATAATTTGACGTATAACACATGGATACCATTCAATTACTCACCGCCTGCTGTATTTTTTCTTGTATACACTCACCAGTTGATAGCTATGTCTACCTCTGGCATAGTGAACGTCGCTTGCGACAGCTTACTCTGTGGATTCTTGTTGTACATCTGCTGTCAGCTTGAGATATTGAGATATCGACTGTCGAAAATTATACATGGCCAAGACATTTTGCACGATTGTGTTTATCACCACAATCGTATTTTTGA atACGCTTACATAGTAAACAAGAAGTTTGCAGTAATAATCACTATCCAGTTTGCCGTGAGTATGTTAGTAGTATGCTCAAATCTTTATCGAATAGCTATGGCGGCGAATTATATGAGCTACATTCCATTGGTAGTGTATACAAGTGCCATACTGATGCAGATTTTTATCTATTGCTGGTTTGGAAATGAAGTTAAGTtaaag